A region of Eschrichtius robustus isolate mEscRob2 chromosome 19, mEscRob2.pri, whole genome shotgun sequence DNA encodes the following proteins:
- the CDH1 gene encoding cadherin-1 isoform X1, whose amino-acid sequence MGPPCRSLSALLLLLLQVSSWLCQEPEPCNPGFGAESYTFAVPRLHLERGRVLGRVSFEGCTGLPRTVYVSDDTRFKVGTDGVVTVKRPLHLHHPEMSFLVHAWDSTRRKLSTKVTLKAVVHHHHHHHHHHSPSGTQTEVLTFPSSHHGLRRQKRDWVIPPISCPENEKGPFPKALVQIKSNRDKETKVFYSITGQGADTPPLHVFIIERETGWLKVTEPLDREDIAKYILFSHAVSSNGQAIEEPMEIVITVTDQNDNKPEFTQKVFKGSVMEGALPGTSVMEVSATDADDDVNTYNAAIAYSILSQEPVLPHNKMFTINRNTGVISVLTTGLDRESFPTYTLVVQAADLQGDGLSTTATAVITVTDTNDNPPIFNPTTYVGSVPENEANVVITTLTVTDADVPSTPAWEAVYKILNDNEKQFVVITDPVTNDGILKTAKGLDFEAKQQYILYVAVTNAVPFEVTLSTSTATVTVDVIDVNEAPIFMPPQKKVKVPEDFGLGLEITSYTAQEPDKFMEQKITYRIWRDAANWLEINPDTGAISTRAELDRENVEHVKNSTYTALIIATDNGSPPATGTGTLLLFLDDVNDNGPIPEPRNMDFCQRNPQPYIINIIDPDLPPNTSPFTAELTHGASVNWTIEYNDQEHESLIFKPKKTLEVGDYKINLKLIDNQNKDQVTTLDVHVCDCEGVVSNCRKAGPYAEAGLQVPAILGILGGILAFLILILLLLLLVRRRRVVKEPLLPPEDDTRDNVYSYDEEGGGEEDQDYDLSQLHRGLDARPEVTRNDVAPTLLSVPQYRPRPANPDEIGNFIDENLKAADSDPTAPPYDSLLVFDYEGSGSEAASLSSLNSSESDRDQDYEYLNEWGNRFKKLADMYGGGEDD is encoded by the exons TGAGTTTTGAAGGATGCACCGGTCTACCAAGGACAGTCTATGTTTCTGATGACACCCGATTCAAAGTGGGCACAGATGGCGTGGTTACAGTCAAACGGCCTTTACACCTTCATCATCCAGAGATGAGTTTTCTTGTTCACGCCTGGGACTCCACCCGCAGGAAGCTCTCCACCAAAGTGACCCTGAAGGCAGTAgtgcaccaccatcaccaccaccatcatcat CACTCTCCCTCTGGAACCCAGACAGAAGTGCTCACATTTCCCAGCTCCCACCATGGTCTCAGGAGACAGAAGAGAGACTGGGTTATTCCTCCTATCAGCTGCCCAGAAAATGAGAAAGGCCCATTTCCTAAGGCTCTGGTTCAG ATCAAATCTAACAGGGACAAAGAAACCAAAGTTTTCTACAGCATCACTGGCCAAGGAGCCGACACACCCCCTCTTCATGTGTTTATTATTGAAAGAGAAACAGGATGGCTAAAGGTGACGGAACCTCTGGATAGAGAAGACATTGCCAAGTACATT CTCTTCTCTCATGCTGTGTCTTCAAACGGGCAAGCAATCGAGGAGCCGATGGAGATTGTGATCACCGTGACTGATCAGAATGACAACAAGCCTGAGTTCACCCAGAAGGTCTTCAAGGGGTCTGTCATGGAGGGCGCTCTTCCAG GGACCTCTGTGATGGAGGTCTCAGCCACAGACGCAGACGACGATGTGAACACCTACAACGCTGCCATTGCTTACTCCATCCTCAGCCAAGAGCCTGTGCTGCCACACAACAAAATGTTCACCATCAACAGGAACACGGGCGTCATCAGTGTGCTCACCACCGGGCTGGACCGGGAG AGTTTTCCCACATATACCCTGGTGGTTCAAGCTGCAGACCTTCAAGGTGACGGCTTAAGCACGACCGCAACAGCTGTGATCACAGTCACTGACACCAACGATAACCCTCCCATCTTCAACCCAACCACG TACGTGGGGTCGGTGCCTGAGAACGAGGCTAACGTGGTCATCACCACACTCACAGTGACCGATGCCGACGTCCCCAGTACCCCAGCGTGGGAGGCCGTTTACAAAATATTAAACGATAACGAGAAGCAGTTTGTTGTCATCACAGACCCAGTAACCAATGATGGCATTTTGAAGACGGCTAAG GGCTTGGATTTTGAGGCCAAGCAGCAGTACATCCTGTATGTGGCAGTGACTAATGCGGTCCCCTTTGAGGTCACTCTCTCCACTTCCACAGCCACCGTCACCGTGGACGTGATAGATGTGAACGAAGCCCCCATCTTCATGCCTCCTCAGAAGAAAGTGAAAGTGCCCGAGGACTTCGGCTTGGGCCTGGAGATCACGTCCTACACCGCCCAGGAGCCAGACAAATTTATGGAACAGAAGATCAC GTATCGGATTTGGAGGGACGCTGCCAACTGGCTGGAGATTAATCCGGACACGGGTGCCATTTCCACTCGGGCTGAGTTGGACAGAGAGAACGTCGAGCATGTGAAGAACAGCACGTACACGGCCCTCATTATAGCCACTGACAATG GTTCTCCACCTGCTACTGGAACAGGAACCCTGCTCCTATTCCTCGATGACGTGAATGACAATGGCCCCATACCAGAACCTCGGAACATGGACTTCTGCCAGAGGAATCCACAGCCTTATATCATCAACATCATTGATCCTGATCTTCCCCCCAACACTTCTCCCTTCACAGCAGAACTAACACATGGGGCAAGTGTCAACTGGACCATTGAGTACAATGACCAAG AACATGAATCTCTGATTTTTAAGCCAAAGAAAACCCTAGAGGTGGGTGACTACAAAATCAATCTCAAGCTCATAGACAACCAGAACAAAGACCAAGTGACCACCTTAGATGTGCACGTGTGTGACTGTGAAGGGGTCGTCAGCAACTGTAGGAAGGCCGGGCCTTACGCCGAAGCAGGATTGCAAGTTCCCGCCATTCTGGGGATTCTTGGAGGCATTCTTGCTTTTCTGA TCCTGATTCTGCTGCTTCTGCTACTTGTTCGGAGGAGAAGGGTAGTCAAAGAGCCCTTACTGCCCCCAGAAGACGACACCCGGGACAACGTTTATTCCTATGATGAAGAAGGAGGTGGAGAAGAAGACCAG GACTATGACCTGAGCCAGCTACACAGGGGCCTGGATGCTCGGCCTGAAGTAACTCGCAATGATGTGGCGCCAACCCTCCTGAGTGTGCCCCAGTATCGACCCCGACCTGCCAATCCTGATGAAATTGGAAACTTTATTGATGAA AACCTGAAGGCAGCGGATAGTGACCCCACCGCCCCACCCTATGACTCTCTGCTGGTGTTTGATTATGAAGGAAGCGGTTCCGAAGCTGCTAGTCTGAGCTCCCTGAACTCCTCGGAGTCAGACCGAGACCAGGACTATGAGTACCTGAACGAATGGGGCAATCGCTTCAAGAAGCTGGCGGACATGTATGGAGGCGGCGAGGACGACTAG
- the CDH1 gene encoding cadherin-1 isoform X2: MGPPCRSLSALLLLLLQVSSWLCQEPEPCNPGFGAESYTFAVPRLHLERGRVLGRVSFEGCTGLPRTVYVSDDTRFKVGTDGVVTVKRPLHLHHPEMSFLVHAWDSTRRKLSTKVTLKAVVHHHHHHHHHHSPSGTQTEVLTFPSSHHGLRRQKRDWVIPPISCPENEKGPFPKALVQIKSNRDKETKVFYSITGQGADTPPLHVFIIERETGWLKVTEPLDREDIAKYILFSHAVSSNGQAIEEPMEIVITVTDQNDNKPEFTQKVFKGSVMEGALPGTSVMEVSATDADDDVNTYNAAIAYSILSQEPVLPHNKMFTINRNTGVISVLTTGLDRESFPTYTLVVQAADLQGDGLSTTATAVITVTDTNDNPPIFNPTTYVGSVPENEANVVITTLTVTDADVPSTPAWEAVYKILNDNEKQFVVITDPVTNDGILKTAKGLDFEAKQQYILYVAVTNAVPFEVTLSTSTATVTVDVIDVNEAPIFMPPQKKVKVPEDFGLGLEITSYTAQEPDKFMEQKITYRIWRDAANWLEINPDTGAISTRAELDRENVEHVKNSTYTALIIATDNGSPPATGTGTLLLFLDDVNDNGPIPEPRNMDFCQRNPQPYIINIIDPDLPPNTSPFTAELTHGASVNWTIEYNDQVLILLLLLLVRRRRVVKEPLLPPEDDTRDNVYSYDEEGGGEEDQDYDLSQLHRGLDARPEVTRNDVAPTLLSVPQYRPRPANPDEIGNFIDENLKAADSDPTAPPYDSLLVFDYEGSGSEAASLSSLNSSESDRDQDYEYLNEWGNRFKKLADMYGGGEDD; this comes from the exons TGAGTTTTGAAGGATGCACCGGTCTACCAAGGACAGTCTATGTTTCTGATGACACCCGATTCAAAGTGGGCACAGATGGCGTGGTTACAGTCAAACGGCCTTTACACCTTCATCATCCAGAGATGAGTTTTCTTGTTCACGCCTGGGACTCCACCCGCAGGAAGCTCTCCACCAAAGTGACCCTGAAGGCAGTAgtgcaccaccatcaccaccaccatcatcat CACTCTCCCTCTGGAACCCAGACAGAAGTGCTCACATTTCCCAGCTCCCACCATGGTCTCAGGAGACAGAAGAGAGACTGGGTTATTCCTCCTATCAGCTGCCCAGAAAATGAGAAAGGCCCATTTCCTAAGGCTCTGGTTCAG ATCAAATCTAACAGGGACAAAGAAACCAAAGTTTTCTACAGCATCACTGGCCAAGGAGCCGACACACCCCCTCTTCATGTGTTTATTATTGAAAGAGAAACAGGATGGCTAAAGGTGACGGAACCTCTGGATAGAGAAGACATTGCCAAGTACATT CTCTTCTCTCATGCTGTGTCTTCAAACGGGCAAGCAATCGAGGAGCCGATGGAGATTGTGATCACCGTGACTGATCAGAATGACAACAAGCCTGAGTTCACCCAGAAGGTCTTCAAGGGGTCTGTCATGGAGGGCGCTCTTCCAG GGACCTCTGTGATGGAGGTCTCAGCCACAGACGCAGACGACGATGTGAACACCTACAACGCTGCCATTGCTTACTCCATCCTCAGCCAAGAGCCTGTGCTGCCACACAACAAAATGTTCACCATCAACAGGAACACGGGCGTCATCAGTGTGCTCACCACCGGGCTGGACCGGGAG AGTTTTCCCACATATACCCTGGTGGTTCAAGCTGCAGACCTTCAAGGTGACGGCTTAAGCACGACCGCAACAGCTGTGATCACAGTCACTGACACCAACGATAACCCTCCCATCTTCAACCCAACCACG TACGTGGGGTCGGTGCCTGAGAACGAGGCTAACGTGGTCATCACCACACTCACAGTGACCGATGCCGACGTCCCCAGTACCCCAGCGTGGGAGGCCGTTTACAAAATATTAAACGATAACGAGAAGCAGTTTGTTGTCATCACAGACCCAGTAACCAATGATGGCATTTTGAAGACGGCTAAG GGCTTGGATTTTGAGGCCAAGCAGCAGTACATCCTGTATGTGGCAGTGACTAATGCGGTCCCCTTTGAGGTCACTCTCTCCACTTCCACAGCCACCGTCACCGTGGACGTGATAGATGTGAACGAAGCCCCCATCTTCATGCCTCCTCAGAAGAAAGTGAAAGTGCCCGAGGACTTCGGCTTGGGCCTGGAGATCACGTCCTACACCGCCCAGGAGCCAGACAAATTTATGGAACAGAAGATCAC GTATCGGATTTGGAGGGACGCTGCCAACTGGCTGGAGATTAATCCGGACACGGGTGCCATTTCCACTCGGGCTGAGTTGGACAGAGAGAACGTCGAGCATGTGAAGAACAGCACGTACACGGCCCTCATTATAGCCACTGACAATG GTTCTCCACCTGCTACTGGAACAGGAACCCTGCTCCTATTCCTCGATGACGTGAATGACAATGGCCCCATACCAGAACCTCGGAACATGGACTTCTGCCAGAGGAATCCACAGCCTTATATCATCAACATCATTGATCCTGATCTTCCCCCCAACACTTCTCCCTTCACAGCAGAACTAACACATGGGGCAAGTGTCAACTGGACCATTGAGTACAATGACCAAG TCCTGATTCTGCTGCTTCTGCTACTTGTTCGGAGGAGAAGGGTAGTCAAAGAGCCCTTACTGCCCCCAGAAGACGACACCCGGGACAACGTTTATTCCTATGATGAAGAAGGAGGTGGAGAAGAAGACCAG GACTATGACCTGAGCCAGCTACACAGGGGCCTGGATGCTCGGCCTGAAGTAACTCGCAATGATGTGGCGCCAACCCTCCTGAGTGTGCCCCAGTATCGACCCCGACCTGCCAATCCTGATGAAATTGGAAACTTTATTGATGAA AACCTGAAGGCAGCGGATAGTGACCCCACCGCCCCACCCTATGACTCTCTGCTGGTGTTTGATTATGAAGGAAGCGGTTCCGAAGCTGCTAGTCTGAGCTCCCTGAACTCCTCGGAGTCAGACCGAGACCAGGACTATGAGTACCTGAACGAATGGGGCAATCGCTTCAAGAAGCTGGCGGACATGTATGGAGGCGGCGAGGACGACTAG
- the CDH1 gene encoding cadherin-1 isoform X3 gives MSFLVHAWDSTRRKLSTKVTLKAVVHHHHHHHHHIKSNRDKETKVFYSITGQGADTPPLHVFIIERETGWLKVTEPLDREDIAKYILFSHAVSSNGQAIEEPMEIVITVTDQNDNKPEFTQKVFKGSVMEGALPGTSVMEVSATDADDDVNTYNAAIAYSILSQEPVLPHNKMFTINRNTGVISVLTTGLDRESFPTYTLVVQAADLQGDGLSTTATAVITVTDTNDNPPIFNPTTYVGSVPENEANVVITTLTVTDADVPSTPAWEAVYKILNDNEKQFVVITDPVTNDGILKTAKGLDFEAKQQYILYVAVTNAVPFEVTLSTSTATVTVDVIDVNEAPIFMPPQKKVKVPEDFGLGLEITSYTAQEPDKFMEQKITYRIWRDAANWLEINPDTGAISTRAELDRENVEHVKNSTYTALIIATDNGSPPATGTGTLLLFLDDVNDNGPIPEPRNMDFCQRNPQPYIINIIDPDLPPNTSPFTAELTHGASVNWTIEYNDQEHESLIFKPKKTLEVGDYKINLKLIDNQNKDQVTTLDVHVCDCEGVVSNCRKAGPYAEAGLQVPAILGILGGILAFLILILLLLLLVRRRRVVKEPLLPPEDDTRDNVYSYDEEGGGEEDQDYDLSQLHRGLDARPEVTRNDVAPTLLSVPQYRPRPANPDEIGNFIDENLKAADSDPTAPPYDSLLVFDYEGSGSEAASLSSLNSSESDRDQDYEYLNEWGNRFKKLADMYGGGEDD, from the exons ATGAGTTTTCTTGTTCACGCCTGGGACTCCACCCGCAGGAAGCTCTCCACCAAAGTGACCCTGAAGGCAGTAgtgcaccaccatcaccaccaccatcatcat ATCAAATCTAACAGGGACAAAGAAACCAAAGTTTTCTACAGCATCACTGGCCAAGGAGCCGACACACCCCCTCTTCATGTGTTTATTATTGAAAGAGAAACAGGATGGCTAAAGGTGACGGAACCTCTGGATAGAGAAGACATTGCCAAGTACATT CTCTTCTCTCATGCTGTGTCTTCAAACGGGCAAGCAATCGAGGAGCCGATGGAGATTGTGATCACCGTGACTGATCAGAATGACAACAAGCCTGAGTTCACCCAGAAGGTCTTCAAGGGGTCTGTCATGGAGGGCGCTCTTCCAG GGACCTCTGTGATGGAGGTCTCAGCCACAGACGCAGACGACGATGTGAACACCTACAACGCTGCCATTGCTTACTCCATCCTCAGCCAAGAGCCTGTGCTGCCACACAACAAAATGTTCACCATCAACAGGAACACGGGCGTCATCAGTGTGCTCACCACCGGGCTGGACCGGGAG AGTTTTCCCACATATACCCTGGTGGTTCAAGCTGCAGACCTTCAAGGTGACGGCTTAAGCACGACCGCAACAGCTGTGATCACAGTCACTGACACCAACGATAACCCTCCCATCTTCAACCCAACCACG TACGTGGGGTCGGTGCCTGAGAACGAGGCTAACGTGGTCATCACCACACTCACAGTGACCGATGCCGACGTCCCCAGTACCCCAGCGTGGGAGGCCGTTTACAAAATATTAAACGATAACGAGAAGCAGTTTGTTGTCATCACAGACCCAGTAACCAATGATGGCATTTTGAAGACGGCTAAG GGCTTGGATTTTGAGGCCAAGCAGCAGTACATCCTGTATGTGGCAGTGACTAATGCGGTCCCCTTTGAGGTCACTCTCTCCACTTCCACAGCCACCGTCACCGTGGACGTGATAGATGTGAACGAAGCCCCCATCTTCATGCCTCCTCAGAAGAAAGTGAAAGTGCCCGAGGACTTCGGCTTGGGCCTGGAGATCACGTCCTACACCGCCCAGGAGCCAGACAAATTTATGGAACAGAAGATCAC GTATCGGATTTGGAGGGACGCTGCCAACTGGCTGGAGATTAATCCGGACACGGGTGCCATTTCCACTCGGGCTGAGTTGGACAGAGAGAACGTCGAGCATGTGAAGAACAGCACGTACACGGCCCTCATTATAGCCACTGACAATG GTTCTCCACCTGCTACTGGAACAGGAACCCTGCTCCTATTCCTCGATGACGTGAATGACAATGGCCCCATACCAGAACCTCGGAACATGGACTTCTGCCAGAGGAATCCACAGCCTTATATCATCAACATCATTGATCCTGATCTTCCCCCCAACACTTCTCCCTTCACAGCAGAACTAACACATGGGGCAAGTGTCAACTGGACCATTGAGTACAATGACCAAG AACATGAATCTCTGATTTTTAAGCCAAAGAAAACCCTAGAGGTGGGTGACTACAAAATCAATCTCAAGCTCATAGACAACCAGAACAAAGACCAAGTGACCACCTTAGATGTGCACGTGTGTGACTGTGAAGGGGTCGTCAGCAACTGTAGGAAGGCCGGGCCTTACGCCGAAGCAGGATTGCAAGTTCCCGCCATTCTGGGGATTCTTGGAGGCATTCTTGCTTTTCTGA TCCTGATTCTGCTGCTTCTGCTACTTGTTCGGAGGAGAAGGGTAGTCAAAGAGCCCTTACTGCCCCCAGAAGACGACACCCGGGACAACGTTTATTCCTATGATGAAGAAGGAGGTGGAGAAGAAGACCAG GACTATGACCTGAGCCAGCTACACAGGGGCCTGGATGCTCGGCCTGAAGTAACTCGCAATGATGTGGCGCCAACCCTCCTGAGTGTGCCCCAGTATCGACCCCGACCTGCCAATCCTGATGAAATTGGAAACTTTATTGATGAA AACCTGAAGGCAGCGGATAGTGACCCCACCGCCCCACCCTATGACTCTCTGCTGGTGTTTGATTATGAAGGAAGCGGTTCCGAAGCTGCTAGTCTGAGCTCCCTGAACTCCTCGGAGTCAGACCGAGACCAGGACTATGAGTACCTGAACGAATGGGGCAATCGCTTCAAGAAGCTGGCGGACATGTATGGAGGCGGCGAGGACGACTAG